The following are encoded together in the Robertmurraya sp. FSL R5-0851 genome:
- a CDS encoding long-chain-fatty-acid--CoA ligase, with product MSEHRPWLANYPEEIPANLTYKSEPVQTYLTNAAKEFPNKSAIHFMGKEMSYETLNDHACKLASYLQKLGLEKGDRVAMMLPNCPQAVITYYGILLAGGVVVPTNPLYTEREIEYQMKDSGAKAIVTLDILFPRVSKVFTQTNLEHIIVTAIKDYLPFPKNLIYPFIQKKQYGITVTVKHEGCHHVLTEIIKQSNKELKSFSVDFEEDLAIIQYTGGTTGAPKGVMLTHKNLVSNASMSNAWLYKCKRGEETILAIIPFFHVYGMTAVMILSVMQGQKMVLLPKFDPEQTLKTIEKQRPTLFPGAPTIYIGLLNHPDLSKYDLSSIDSCISGSAPLPVEVQEKFEEITGGKLVEGYGLTESSPVTHSNFLWDRPRIKGSIGVPWPDTDSVILSFETGEPLPPGEIGEIAVKGPQVMKGYWNKPEETDQVLRDGWLLTGDLGYMNDEGYFFVVDRKKDMIIAGGFNIYPREIEEVMYEHPSVQEVVVAGVPDPYRGETVKAYIVLKESASATEEELNAFARKHLAAYKVPRMYEFRSELPKTAVGKILRRALVEEEKRKRDDNQEKQA from the coding sequence ATGAGTGAACATAGGCCGTGGCTTGCAAATTACCCAGAGGAAATACCGGCTAATTTGACGTACAAGTCAGAACCAGTTCAAACCTATTTGACGAACGCAGCAAAGGAGTTTCCGAATAAATCGGCGATTCATTTCATGGGCAAGGAAATGAGCTATGAAACGTTAAATGATCATGCGTGTAAACTAGCTTCTTATTTACAAAAGCTCGGGTTAGAAAAAGGTGACCGAGTCGCAATGATGCTTCCTAATTGTCCTCAAGCTGTTATTACGTACTACGGGATTTTACTAGCCGGGGGAGTTGTGGTTCCGACAAACCCGTTGTACACAGAAAGAGAAATCGAATATCAAATGAAGGATTCTGGTGCAAAAGCCATCGTGACCCTAGATATTTTATTTCCACGCGTCAGCAAAGTATTCACACAAACCAATTTAGAACATATTATTGTAACCGCTATCAAGGATTACTTACCCTTCCCAAAAAATCTCATTTATCCATTTATCCAAAAGAAACAATATGGAATTACCGTGACTGTTAAGCATGAGGGATGTCATCATGTATTAACAGAGATTATTAAGCAATCAAATAAAGAGCTAAAAAGCTTTTCAGTCGATTTTGAAGAAGATCTAGCTATTATTCAATACACAGGTGGTACGACCGGTGCACCTAAGGGGGTTATGCTTACTCATAAGAACCTTGTTTCTAATGCATCAATGAGTAACGCTTGGTTATATAAATGCAAACGAGGGGAAGAAACCATTTTAGCCATTATCCCATTTTTCCACGTGTACGGTATGACTGCTGTTATGATCCTTTCCGTCATGCAAGGACAAAAGATGGTATTGCTTCCGAAGTTTGATCCAGAACAGACATTAAAGACAATAGAGAAACAAAGGCCAACTTTATTTCCAGGAGCACCAACTATATATATCGGTTTGTTAAATCACCCAGACCTTTCCAAATACGATCTTTCTTCCATCGATTCATGTATTTCAGGCTCCGCGCCTCTTCCAGTAGAGGTACAAGAGAAATTTGAGGAAATAACGGGCGGAAAGCTTGTGGAAGGTTATGGATTGACAGAATCCTCTCCAGTGACTCATTCAAATTTTTTATGGGATCGTCCTCGCATTAAAGGAAGTATTGGGGTACCGTGGCCAGATACGGATTCGGTCATATTATCCTTTGAAACCGGAGAGCCATTACCACCTGGTGAAATTGGCGAGATTGCTGTAAAGGGACCACAAGTCATGAAGGGATACTGGAACAAGCCGGAAGAGACCGACCAAGTGTTAAGAGATGGCTGGCTTCTTACGGGAGACTTAGGATATATGAATGATGAAGGATATTTCTTTGTTGTTGACCGTAAAAAAGATATGATTATCGCTGGTGGCTTTAATATTTATCCAAGAGAAATTGAAGAAGTGATGTATGAGCATCCTAGTGTGCAAGAGGTTGTTGTTGCTGGAGTTCCCGACCCATATCGGGGTGAGACGGTAAAGGCATATATTGTGTTGAAGGAAAGTGCTTCTGCTACAGAGGAAGAGTTAAATGCTTTTGCAAGAAAGCATCTTGCTGCTTATAAGGTTCCTCGAATGTATGAATTTCGATCAGAACTTCCAAAAACAGCAGTGGGTAAAATATTAAGGAGAGCATTGGTCGAAGAAGAAAAAAGGAAAAGAGATGACAATCAAGAGAAACAGGCTTAA
- the polX gene encoding DNA polymerase/3'-5' exonuclease PolX: protein MAIQKKDVIRLLETIATYMELKGENTFKVSAFRKAANSLEINEQDLSQIDDFTTISGIGKGTAAVIIEFIQEGQSSVLKELQEEVPKGLIPLLQLPGLGGKKIAKLYKELSITNVQELKQACVDKKVRELTGFGGKTEEKILQSINEFGSQPDRLPLAYMLPVARKIELALSEMDGVVRFSRAGSIRRMKETIKDLDFIISTADPQLVKEKLLSMEHIKEVVSKGDTKVSIILELEFDVSIDFRLVKDEEFTTTLHHFTGSKDHNVRMRQLAKERGEKISEYGVEHIESGEIVTFHSEEEFFAHFGLPFIPPEMREDGTEVEHYTEELEIIALDHIQGDLHMHSTWSDGSHSIEQMVEACRAKGYKYMAITDHSQYLKVANGLTVERLQKQRQEIDELNRKYDDITILAGVEMDILPDGSLDYEDEILEQMDFVIASIHSSFSQPQDKIMQRLKTALKNKHVHMIAHPTGRKIGKREGYSVNIEQLIELAKETNTWLELNANPNRLDLSSEHVRMAQEAGVKLVINTDAHMVETLAHMDTGISAAKKGWVQRQSVINTLAKEEFLELLKKRKEDRR from the coding sequence TGAAATAAATGAGCAGGATCTATCACAAATCGATGATTTTACCACCATTTCAGGCATTGGTAAAGGGACTGCTGCTGTTATTATAGAGTTTATTCAAGAGGGGCAATCCTCTGTTCTAAAAGAGCTACAGGAAGAAGTACCAAAGGGACTGATTCCCCTACTACAACTGCCTGGCCTTGGTGGGAAAAAGATTGCTAAGCTATACAAAGAGCTTTCAATAACGAATGTACAAGAGTTAAAGCAGGCGTGCGTGGACAAAAAGGTGAGAGAACTTACTGGTTTTGGTGGAAAGACAGAGGAGAAAATTCTTCAATCCATCAACGAATTTGGTTCCCAACCAGATCGACTACCTCTTGCATATATGCTACCAGTTGCACGGAAGATTGAGCTTGCTCTTTCGGAAATGGATGGAGTGGTTCGCTTTTCAAGAGCAGGTAGTATTAGAAGAATGAAGGAAACGATCAAGGATTTAGACTTCATTATCTCCACGGCTGATCCTCAATTGGTGAAGGAGAAGCTGCTCTCTATGGAGCATATCAAAGAAGTTGTCTCAAAAGGAGATACAAAGGTTTCCATTATCCTGGAATTAGAGTTTGACGTATCCATTGATTTTCGTCTTGTAAAGGACGAGGAATTTACTACGACATTACACCATTTCACTGGCTCAAAGGACCATAATGTAAGGATGCGTCAGTTAGCGAAGGAACGTGGTGAAAAAATAAGCGAATATGGTGTTGAACATATCGAATCCGGGGAAATTGTTACGTTTCATAGCGAAGAGGAGTTTTTTGCTCACTTTGGTTTGCCTTTTATTCCACCCGAAATGCGTGAGGATGGCACTGAAGTGGAACATTATACAGAAGAGCTTGAAATTATTGCTCTTGACCATATTCAAGGTGATCTGCACATGCACTCGACATGGAGTGATGGTTCGCATTCCATTGAGCAAATGGTAGAAGCTTGTCGAGCAAAAGGGTATAAATATATGGCGATTACGGACCACTCACAATATTTAAAGGTGGCCAATGGGCTAACGGTCGAGCGCTTACAGAAACAACGGCAAGAAATTGATGAACTGAATCGTAAATATGATGATATTACGATCTTAGCGGGTGTTGAAATGGATATTTTACCTGACGGCTCCCTCGACTATGAAGATGAGATTCTAGAACAAATGGATTTTGTTATTGCATCTATTCATTCCTCTTTTTCACAGCCGCAGGATAAGATTATGCAACGTCTTAAAACAGCTTTGAAAAATAAACATGTACATATGATTGCTCATCCGACAGGTAGAAAGATTGGCAAGCGTGAGGGGTATTCCGTAAATATCGAGCAATTGATTGAACTAGCAAAAGAGACAAATACTTGGTTAGAATTGAATGCGAACCCCAATCGGCTTGATCTTTCCTCAGAGCATGTACGTATGGCCCAAGAAGCGGGTGTCAAACTTGTAATTAATACAGATGCTCATATGGTTGAAACATTAGCTCATATGGACACGGGTATCTCTGCAGCGAAAAAAGGATGGGTTCAAAGGCAATCTGTGATCAACACTCTAGCTAAGGAAGAATTTCTTGAGCTATTAAAAAAGCGAAAAGAAGATAGAAGATAG
- a CDS encoding endonuclease MutS2 codes for MQERVLKVLEFTKVKEQLIEHASSSLGKEKVRVLIPSTDFEEVVRSQEETDEAAKVLRLKGNVPLTGIYDIRMQIRRSAIGGVLSPLELVQIASTIHASRMMRRFIEDMVEQGIEIPILNEYASNIIVLAELEEPIRMAIEESGEVLDTASETLRSLRSQLRTKEARVRERLESMIRSSNAAKMLSDAIITIRNDRFVIPVKQEYRGHYGGIIHDQSSSGQTLFIEPQAIVQLNNDVQAIRVKEKQEIERILVELSGKVGLFESELGTIVGVLTDLDFMFAKARYSKRIKGSKPKMNNEGIISLFKARHPLIAMDEVVPNDILLGKTYSTIVITGPNTGGKTVTLKTVGLCTLMAQAGLQIPALDGSEMAVFGQVFADIGDEQSIEQSLSTFSSHMVNIVDILNEVSFDSLVLFDELGAGTDPQEGAALAISILDTVYKTGARVVATTHYPELKAYGYNREGVINASVEFDIETLSPTYKLLIGVPGRSNAFEISKRLGLKEKVIDLARSHVSSESNEVDQMIAALEASKKQAENELEEAHDTLRQAEKLHKDLQEEIVTYYKEKDLLREKAEREAQAIIEKAKQEAEEVIRELRRMRIEKKADVKEHELIDAKKKLNEAVPVFEKSLNNESRKQKHKFHVGDEVKVLTFDQKGHLVEKVSDEEWQVQIGILKMKVQEKDLEFIQSEKPKVQKHVTTIQGRDSNVSIELDLRGERYEDALLRVEKYVDDALLSNYPRVSIIHGKGTGALRQGVQEYLKNHRSVKKIRFGEAGEGGSGVTVVEFK; via the coding sequence ATGCAAGAAAGAGTTTTAAAGGTATTGGAATTTACAAAAGTGAAAGAACAGTTAATTGAACATGCTTCTTCAAGCTTAGGAAAAGAAAAGGTAAGGGTACTGATTCCTTCAACTGATTTCGAAGAGGTGGTGCGTAGTCAGGAAGAAACCGATGAAGCGGCGAAGGTTCTTCGATTAAAAGGCAATGTTCCACTTACAGGGATTTATGATATCAGAATGCAAATAAGACGCTCCGCAATAGGTGGGGTGCTAAGTCCACTTGAACTTGTACAAATAGCTAGTACGATCCATGCGAGCAGAATGATGCGTCGCTTTATAGAAGATATGGTTGAACAAGGAATTGAGATTCCTATTTTAAATGAATATGCAAGTAACATCATTGTGCTGGCTGAACTAGAAGAGCCCATTCGAATGGCAATTGAGGAGAGTGGAGAAGTACTTGATACGGCTAGTGAAACCCTACGCTCTCTTAGAAGTCAGCTACGAACTAAAGAAGCAAGGGTTCGTGAAAGACTTGAATCAATGATTCGGTCTTCCAATGCGGCTAAAATGCTTTCAGACGCCATTATCACGATTCGAAATGACCGGTTTGTTATACCTGTTAAACAAGAATATCGTGGGCATTATGGAGGCATCATTCATGATCAAAGTTCCTCAGGTCAAACCCTGTTCATTGAACCGCAAGCAATCGTGCAGTTAAACAATGATGTGCAAGCGATTCGTGTGAAGGAGAAGCAGGAAATAGAACGTATTTTGGTTGAATTATCCGGAAAAGTAGGTTTGTTTGAGAGTGAGTTAGGTACAATTGTGGGGGTATTAACAGACCTAGACTTTATGTTTGCGAAGGCAAGGTATAGTAAAAGGATAAAGGGTTCTAAACCGAAAATGAATAATGAAGGGATCATCTCCTTGTTTAAAGCAAGACATCCCTTGATCGCCATGGATGAAGTGGTTCCCAATGATATTTTACTCGGCAAGACTTATTCTACAATTGTTATAACTGGACCGAATACCGGGGGAAAGACGGTTACACTAAAGACCGTCGGTTTATGTACGTTAATGGCTCAGGCTGGTTTACAAATACCTGCCCTTGATGGATCAGAAATGGCAGTCTTTGGCCAAGTTTTTGCAGATATTGGCGATGAACAGTCGATTGAGCAGAGTCTGAGTACCTTTTCTTCTCATATGGTAAATATCGTAGACATTTTAAATGAGGTAAGCTTTGATAGTCTGGTTCTATTTGACGAGCTAGGTGCAGGTACAGACCCACAGGAAGGAGCTGCACTTGCTATTTCCATATTAGACACTGTCTATAAAACAGGGGCAAGAGTGGTTGCTACCACCCATTATCCTGAATTAAAGGCATATGGCTATAATCGGGAAGGGGTAATAAACGCCAGTGTTGAGTTCGATATTGAAACACTAAGTCCAACGTATAAGCTTCTAATTGGGGTTCCGGGTCGAAGCAATGCATTTGAAATTTCCAAACGCCTTGGGTTGAAGGAAAAAGTCATAGATTTGGCACGATCACATGTTAGCTCGGAGAGTAACGAAGTCGATCAAATGATTGCAGCACTTGAAGCAAGTAAAAAACAAGCCGAAAATGAGTTAGAAGAGGCTCATGACACATTAAGGCAGGCTGAAAAGCTTCATAAGGATCTTCAAGAAGAGATTGTCACTTATTATAAAGAAAAAGATTTATTACGTGAAAAAGCTGAACGTGAGGCGCAAGCGATTATTGAAAAGGCCAAACAAGAGGCGGAAGAAGTCATTCGAGAGCTCCGTCGAATGAGAATCGAGAAAAAAGCCGATGTCAAAGAACACGAATTAATAGATGCCAAAAAGAAACTAAATGAAGCCGTACCTGTTTTCGAAAAATCATTGAATAATGAGTCAAGAAAACAGAAGCATAAATTCCATGTTGGGGATGAAGTAAAAGTATTAACTTTTGACCAAAAGGGACATTTAGTTGAAAAGGTATCTGATGAGGAGTGGCAGGTTCAAATAGGTATTTTAAAAATGAAAGTCCAAGAGAAGGATTTGGAATTTATCCAATCGGAAAAACCAAAGGTACAAAAGCATGTGACAACGATACAGGGAAGAGACTCGAACGTTTCCATAGAGCTAGATCTGAGAGGAGAACGGTACGAAGATGCTCTCTTAAGAGTAGAAAAATACGTCGATGATGCTTTATTATCTAATTATCCAAGAGTGTCGATCATTCATGGAAAGGGCACTGGGGCATTAAGGCAAGGTGTACAAGAGTACTTGAAAAACCATCGGTCGGTGAAAAAGATTCGCTTTGGTGAGGCTGGCGAAGGCGGTTCGGGAGTAACAGTCGTTGAGTTCAAGTAG
- a CDS encoding DUF350 domain-containing protein — MNGFWENEYVHIAAYCSVVILCMIVFLAIFELVTKYRNWEEIQNGNVAVAMATGGKIFGIANIFRHSIEQHDSLITMIGWGVFGFFLLLVAYFIFEFLTPKFRIDEEIQNDNRAVGFISMVISVGLSYVIGAGIS, encoded by the coding sequence TTGAACGGTTTCTGGGAGAATGAATATGTTCATATAGCCGCTTATTGCAGTGTCGTTATTTTATGTATGATCGTATTTCTTGCTATTTTTGAACTTGTGACGAAGTACCGTAATTGGGAAGAAATTCAAAATGGAAATGTGGCTGTTGCTATGGCGACCGGTGGGAAAATTTTTGGGATCGCCAATATTTTTAGGCATTCGATTGAGCAGCACGATTCACTCATAACCATGATTGGTTGGGGAGTATTTGGTTTCTTTTTACTATTGGTAGCTTATTTTATTTTTGAGTTTTTAACACCTAAATTTAGAATTGATGAAGAAATTCAGAATGACAATCGAGCAGTAGGATTCATTTCAATGGTTATATCAGTTGGATTATCGTATGTGATTGGCGCAGGCATATCTTAA